DNA sequence from the Trichormus variabilis 0441 genome:
GTCCAACCACTGTTAGGAGTGAGTTCGATTTTCGTGATATTTAATTCTGTTGGATTCATCTAGCACCCCCAGAAGACTCTCGCCACAGCGTAAGCTTGGTGGTGAGAGAAATGGGGGCGAGCAAGGAGTCCCGCCCCTGAATCGTTTTGTCCCACAGTGGCAACAGGTTCAGGCGTGGGCGACGAGTAAGTAATTAGTCTTAGACACTTAGCGAGATATACTTCTTTCACAGATTTTCTGGTAAAATGTGAGGCATGGAAAAAGCCTACCGCTACCGTTTTTACCCAACTATCGAGCAAGAATCCCTCTTGCGTCGGACAATTGGTTGTGTGCGGTTGGTGTTTAATCGAGCCTTGGCTGCGAGAACCGAGGCTTGGTATGAAAGGCAAGAACGAGTTGATTACGTTCAAACCTCTGCAATGCTGACGCAGTGGAAAAAACTTGATGATCTCCAATTTTTAAATGAGGTTAGCTGTGTACCACTGCAACAAGGATTGAGGCATCTGCAAACGGCTTTTAGTAACTTCTTTGCGGGTAGAGCAAGATACCCTAACTTCAAAAAGAAGCGTAGTGGAGGTAGCGCAGAGTTTACCAAGTCTGCCTTCAAGTGGAAGGATGGGCAAGTCTACTTGGCAAAGTGTTCTCAACCTTTGCCAATTAAATGGTCTAGGCAACTGCCAAAGGATTGTAAACCCACAACCATCACGGTTAAACTTGACCCCTCTGGACGCTGGTTTGTTAGCTTGCAGATTGACGATTCAACTGATGAAACCATGCAGCCAGTTGATAGTGCCGTAGGCTTGGATGTTGGGGTTAGTTCTCTTGTTACTTTGAGTACGGGTGAAAAGATTGCTAACCCCAAGGCGTTTGACAAGCACTACCAAAAGCTGAGGAGAGCGCAGAAAGCTTTGAGTCGCAAACAGAAAGCCTCTCGCAACAGAGATAAAGCTAGACTCAAAGTTGCTCGGATTCAAGCTAAGATTTCTGATTCTAGAAAAGACCATCTGCACAAACTGACAACTCGACTGATTCGTGAAAACCAAACGATAGTAGTTGAGGATTTGGCAGTTAAGAACATGGTCAAAAATCCCAAACTTGCCCGTGCCATCAATGATGCTGCATGGGGTGAGTTAGTGAGACAACTGGAATATAAAGCCAAGTGGTATGGTCGAGCCTTGGTAAAAATTGACCGATGGTTTCCTAGCTCTAAACGCTGTGGACATTGCGGTCACGTTGTTGAAAAGCTGCCGTTGAGTGTCAGAGAGTGGGATTGTCCCAACTGCGGAACACACCACGACCGGGATATCAACGCTAGTCGTAATATTTTGGCGGTGGGACACACCGTTACAGTCTGTGGAGCGAACGTAAGACCTGATAGGCATATGTCTAAAGGGCAGTTGCAAAAATCCAGCAATGGAAGGAAACAGAAACCTAAATCGTGAGGTTTAGGAATCTCCTGCTAATTCTTGCGGATGTAGCGGGAGAGGATGTCAAATTTCAACTTCAGGAATTGCTGCTAAATATTCCATAGTTGATATTTCTTTTGCTAGCCATTTATCATGTGCTTCTTGAGGAGTCATTTTGTGGGTTAAAAGTTTTTTCTCCTTATCGTCTTCTACAAAAGGAGCGAGTGTTTTTTCTAGCCGGGCTTTGAAATTCAAATGTTTATCTTCAGAATAAGTAAACTGATAAATACTATCAGTGTTAACGAACAAGTAAACCAGGCTAAATTGCTCCAATGGTATTCCAGTTTGTTCGTATAGGAGAAATAACCTCAGTTGAGTTTGCCATTTGCTCTCAAGAATTTCAAATTTAGGAGGTTTTTGAATTGTCCAGTCAAACCCAACTACTTGATTTTCGCCGTAGATAATGAGGTCGCACTCGCTGTAGAGAAGAATATCGTGATATAAATATTGAAGTTGGGCGTTCCATTGTTTGTTGCCAGGAATATTTAGAAAAGGTTTTACCTTATCGACCCAGTTATTAATTTGGGGGTATGCTTTTAACAAAACTTCGACTGGTAGCCCTAACCCAATTTGTTGCATAATGAGGTGAAACTGACCGCCAGCAACTTCAGATTCACTTTTGACAGTTAAATTACGATAATTTATCGTTGATAAACATTCTGGATTCTGTTCAACTAGTTCAAGTGTTTTGTGATTAAAACGATTCATAAAAATATATCCCAAATTTAGTTTTTGGGATATATTTGCGTAAGCTATTTGTGGTAATTTGTTTGCAGAATATAGTATTTTTTGAGTTGGTCAATGCTTGTATATAAACTTCTAGTTGACATTGCTTTGAGGTCAAAATAACTGGCAAACTTTTTCAACCCCCCAGTGAGGGTTAATTCTAGTAAATACTGGGCTGCGATCGCACTCGTCATTTTATTGACGAATAGTGATTGATAATTCCGTGCTTGAATTTCTGCACATGAAAGGTTGTTGTCGCTAAGTTCTTCTGGCTGAGGAACTAGCAGTTCTGGGTGAACCAGCACCGGGGAGGGAAGATGCAACCAGAATTGAGGTTTGTCTGGGTTATTGGAAGCTTGGACTATATCAAAATTAGAGTGCGTTCCAATTACTACTTGTCCAGAGTAGTTGCTGTTTCCACAATCCAGCCAAAATAGAGATGCTGGCTCATTTGCACTGTTTATTTTGAGAACAGAGTGAATTTTGCTCCTGGCGGCGCTGTTATCTACACAGCCAATAATTACCGTTAGGGTATTCCACCAACTGGCCGTGCGAATCATGTCTTCTTCAAACCAGTCGCAAACGGCTGTAATCTCTATCCCATACTTGGCACTGCATCTTGCAGCCAGTGTTTCTGCCTTTGGTAGCCCAATTTCAGCTTGTTGATAATTTTGGCGGCTGATATTCTTGAGTTCGACAGTATCGCCATCGACGATCGCAAAGTTAATTTCTTTTCTAGTGTGCTGGAGTTGCAGAATAATTCGACATAAATCTTCTGCAAGAAACCCGCCTGTTCCTCCTACTCCTACTAAGACGAAGTTAATACGAGTATGATTGCGAGGTAAGACGGGTAAAGCTTGTTGGTAAGTAGTTAATTCGAGCATTTTACCTGTGGCGGCAGTTCAAATATTTGATTGGGGTTGATGTCGAAAAAGTGATTGTATATCCCGATGCGGGTATAAATTGTGGGAATGGTATTCAGCGTGCCAACGATTGCGAACACTCGAAATTTGCCTTTTTCTTCCCGATTGTCTGCACTTGAAGGATAAGCAGCTAGAGTTCCATGACTGTGCATTTCCACAAAGCCATCTGTATAGTTTTTATTGAGTGCGCTTTCTAAAGATAAGACGTGGGTAGAGGACGCAGTTTGCAGTGGTGTGTGACACCACCATTGGTTATTTGTCACTCCCAAGTAGAATAGGATTTCCTGTTGGGGGTTGATACTAGCAGCATTGATAATCTCGGCGATCGCTTGGCAAGGAACTTTTGGGACTTTCAGACGAAAGTAGGGTTCAAGGGGTTGGAGTCCAGCAACTTGAGTTTGAGTTAGTTGCAAGCAAACCTCTAACTCGCGACGGTGCGATCGCAAGAAAAGCCCATTTGCTGCCAGCCAGTATTCCTGGAGTTTTTGACTGTAGGGAGGAAAGTTATTACTTGTAGCGAGGTGATAACCGATAAAAGGATTCATGCTTAACTGAACAAATGATTGATAATGTCTTCTGGGGTTGTGACTTTCCAGCTATGAACCGGAACAAGGTCACTTGAAGGGTAGGATTTAGCTTTAGATTCGTGTAATTTGATTAGCTGATTGCAGATATTATCGGGATGAGTTTTTGACTTGCCTTGAGACAAATCCTTGTTAAAAGGTGATTTCCAGAACA
Encoded proteins:
- a CDS encoding RNA-guided endonuclease InsQ/TnpB family protein — translated: MEKAYRYRFYPTIEQESLLRRTIGCVRLVFNRALAARTEAWYERQERVDYVQTSAMLTQWKKLDDLQFLNEVSCVPLQQGLRHLQTAFSNFFAGRARYPNFKKKRSGGSAEFTKSAFKWKDGQVYLAKCSQPLPIKWSRQLPKDCKPTTITVKLDPSGRWFVSLQIDDSTDETMQPVDSAVGLDVGVSSLVTLSTGEKIANPKAFDKHYQKLRRAQKALSRKQKASRNRDKARLKVARIQAKISDSRKDHLHKLTTRLIRENQTIVVEDLAVKNMVKNPKLARAINDAAWGELVRQLEYKAKWYGRALVKIDRWFPSSKRCGHCGHVVEKLPLSVREWDCPNCGTHHDRDINASRNILAVGHTVTVCGANVRPDRHMSKGQLQKSSNGRKQKPKS
- a CDS encoding ThiF family adenylyltransferase; translated protein: MLELTTYQQALPVLPRNHTRINFVLVGVGGTGGFLAEDLCRIILQLQHTRKEINFAIVDGDTVELKNISRQNYQQAEIGLPKAETLAARCSAKYGIEITAVCDWFEEDMIRTASWWNTLTVIIGCVDNSAARSKIHSVLKINSANEPASLFWLDCGNSNYSGQVVIGTHSNFDIVQASNNPDKPQFWLHLPSPVLVHPELLVPQPEELSDNNLSCAEIQARNYQSLFVNKMTSAIAAQYLLELTLTGGLKKFASYFDLKAMSTRSLYTSIDQLKKYYILQTNYHK
- a CDS encoding Mov34/MPN/PAD-1 family protein; amino-acid sequence: MNPFIGYHLATSNNFPPYSQKLQEYWLAANGLFLRSHRRELEVCLQLTQTQVAGLQPLEPYFRLKVPKVPCQAIAEIINAASINPQQEILFYLGVTNNQWWCHTPLQTASSTHVLSLESALNKNYTDGFVEMHSHGTLAAYPSSADNREEKGKFRVFAIVGTLNTIPTIYTRIGIYNHFFDINPNQIFELPPQVKCSN